From the Ruminiclostridium josui JCM 17888 genome, one window contains:
- a CDS encoding non-ribosomal peptide synthetase gives MSVLRKVLASSDSFSVEKKFWEDRLSGDFVNGSFPYDFREQDTDEPEYGICEFEFDGKISSKLLSISNNSHKRLFLILMAAVKCLHYKYTGSKDTAIGTSVYKQQEEADYVNNILLIRDSIDEGTSFKDMLLLVRESVNKAYENANYPLEYLWNDSKENARRLFDSAVILLNIHDRSYLDSVMPSLIFSFIEADGVIKGHLEYNTKLYRSSTMQNMIAHMKNLLKLISEDINIKISDTDILSPEEINKILFEFNDTDANYQKDMTIHRMFEEQVEKTPDNIAISFGDRNITYKELNQKSNQVARLLQEKGILRNSIVAIVLERSPEMIIGALGVLKAGGAYLPIDPTYPQERIRYTLEDSETKVMLTRNELVYDLDFKGEILDLSDEGIYQGDISNIESVNSPDDLAYIIYTSGTTGKPKGSMIEHRNVIRLLSNDKFQFDFSQNDIWTMFHSFCFDFSVWEMYGALLYGGKLVIVPKHVAQDTKEFLSLLKRERVTVLNQTPTAFYNLSDIEEEQNERDLSIRYVIFGGEALKPVKLKPWREKFPHVKFINMYGITETTVHVTYKEITTEEMESNISNVGKPIPTTTTYIMDSNCKLLPIGAPGEICVGGDGVGKGYLNRPDLTEQKFVDNPYKKGERIYKSGDLGRQLPNGEIEYLGRIDHQVKIRGHRIELSEIEVQLLSYPKIKEAVAVVNEDKDSEKSICAYFVADGDLTVAEIRNYLTGMLPQYMIPAYFIQLDKLPMNSNGKIDKKSLPQPAGNISTGEKYEAPRNDVEEKLAKAWAEVLGIEKIGINDSFLALGGDSIKAMKMMPILNNYDLKLEIKDLFQYPTIRELSEHVGAFTKQIDQGTVEGEVILTPIQRWFFSGESQNINHFNQSILLYKKTGLDGAVIKKVFNKILEHHDVLRTVFNQKDGKWTQLIRSTEGDLFTLETIDLTDKADYKQSMQEEGNILQSSMDISKGPLVKLGLFKTVEGDYLLIAIHHLVVDGVSWRIILDDFVSGYKQVCENKEIKLSNKTESFQQWASVLEEYSKSKELLDEIDYWRHLGNYSKELLPTDGTAKSNKNIDSSMITVSLPEKDTDELFKSSYRAYKLEYNEVLLTALGLALREWTGKTNTLVNVEGHGREKVDGSVEISRTVGWFTSIFPVALNVTESGSVYDSLMSIRDTLKAIPNKGVGYGILKYMTPEEYKSEFDFDIRPDICFNFFGQLDKDLSASEFSISNLPAGDMVSPDSERRYILDINCIITEGELQLMVNYNKHEYKSETIEKFANSFIKYLRDIASHCAEIDTTGAVASELLVDQSDSVYPKAMPKPEEISIPFPLTDVQMAYLMGRDNLFEMGGVSTHSYMEIETKLDMKLLENSLNKVIRRHPMMRAVVYKNGQQQILEDVPYYEIKTMDVSGLDTQSQMKYIEEERQRMSHFIFNTEEWPLFELKAFKLSQDTHYLFFGRDLLIADGASMQIIGKDLIDFYINPDKDIPELEFTFRDYMLAYKDFKQTDLYNSDKKYWLDKLDCFPQAPALPLKKMEQGFTPHFKRFSTIIEKADWEKLKQKARQNNITPSALVCTAYARVLAYWSNQPDLAINLTVFNRYPVHKDVNEIVGDFTSVVLLGIELEANSSFWESARNVQSVLMEALEHRHYDGVEYIREISKYNNLGTKAAMPIVFTSLLFGDANGNVNHLNRLGEIKMGLGQTSQVYIDNQVTEIDGNLEIWFEFVDELFERDIIEAIFNQYTGTLKSLIDTDRDQKLIPCQNDVNAIAKYNSTREDICPNTLQSMFADQAALTPDNIALISEEGIMTYGELNTKSNQVANYLRSQGVQRNELVGLSAKRCMDTIVNMLGILKAGAAYVPVDPEYPQERKDYILSNSNCKMILHPELYQDKNLWTESKELEILGDISDVAYVIYTSGSTGKPKGVIITHDAVSNTIIDINRKFKVNENDRIIGLSSMCFDLSVYDIFGALSSGAALVLVSDQRDVNLLRKTVNEHNITIWNSVPAIMDMLVDNLEDDFKNSSLRLVLLSGDWIPVNLPERIKGFFENSAIISLGGATEASIWSIYYPITEVRSEWKSIPYGMPLANQTFYVLNYEKELCPVGIPGELYIGGVGLAKGYCNDKEKTDKAFIVHPKLGNLYRTGDFGVLHCEGYIEFLGRRDHQVKIKGYRIELNEIENCLIKHQDIKNTAVIDRTDVNGKKYLCAYYSSDSSLGTFELREHLAKELPDYMIPSYFVHLDKIPLTSNGKVDRKSLPEPEMFTEDDDNYVAPRNSTEKALAKILVDLLGVSRVGIKDNFFELGGDSLKAQTFINRINKKLDVIVPIIQIFREPTIEEISEYILKQSTTDIVKQESEPTKEVKYYWSPIAHWSQSENAINIEMYSYSGIALELFPKLYFITQKGITLNDLVKEFSEFDESKVKSFINDLINDRVLVDRMLTYHEVSYPQGKFFNNPYGEELLYDPAAYNDFKKIQLNRSFEKAREEKIILEGNEDFPEYIKDRRSYRTFDESKEIPFADFSKMMSVFMQHEEDGTTRYYYPSAGGLYSVDVFVYVKENRVEGLKRGLYYYSPVYNSLQIVNDSFELTEEVHYYSNKAIYKSSAFSVFLIYDARANMPKYGSMGYFFGCIDSGIMVSTLTQSAELVNIGLCSIGDMDFKKIETYFNLNENQVFIHAIEGGLKPEHYEMDIVEKQNSESDISVTTPGLSQQEYYPVSSAQKRLFLLQLLQPQSTGYNIQDVKIIEGKLDIARIEAVFKKLIKRHESLRTSFEFVDGEPMQRIWEDADFQVDFVDAQGEDLDSLAKSLIKPFDLSKAPLFRVSIALIGNDKYMLFLDMHHIISDGTSAGILIKDFVTLYSGAVLPELKVQYKDYTAWHNQFLKSDVMKLQEKYWMDIFSESIPVLNIPTDFPRPDIQSFEGSVEKFSVDEITTRKLRKIASQKGSTLYMVLLTAYYILLSKYSAQEDIVVGTPIAGRLHSDFEDTIGMFSNMLALRSYPSGEKLFSEFLEEVKQTTINAFENQGFQFEELVIKLGVKRDASRNPLFDTVFVLQNMYNSLLQYKGIEIKEFDYKGRSALFDILLEAYEENGNIYFNFYYCNKLFKEDTVKRMSKDYLEILSSVIENQNIKLSQIEIGDAILKTSTTLKQDIQFNF, from the coding sequence ATGAGTGTATTACGTAAGGTATTGGCTTCCAGCGATAGTTTTTCTGTAGAAAAAAAGTTTTGGGAAGACAGATTATCCGGTGATTTTGTAAACGGAAGTTTTCCATATGATTTTAGGGAACAGGATACGGACGAACCAGAGTATGGCATATGCGAATTTGAGTTTGACGGTAAAATTTCATCCAAACTGCTTAGTATCAGTAATAACTCACATAAGAGACTTTTCCTAATACTTATGGCAGCAGTTAAGTGTCTCCATTATAAGTATACGGGCTCAAAGGATACCGCTATTGGTACATCGGTGTATAAACAGCAAGAAGAAGCAGATTATGTTAATAATATACTCTTAATCAGGGATTCCATAGACGAGGGTACCTCCTTTAAAGATATGCTTCTATTGGTCAGGGAATCAGTGAATAAAGCCTATGAAAATGCCAATTACCCTTTAGAATATTTATGGAACGATTCAAAGGAAAATGCAAGGAGATTGTTTGATTCTGCCGTTATATTACTTAATATTCATGACAGATCCTATTTAGATAGTGTCATGCCTTCACTGATTTTTTCATTTATAGAAGCTGATGGAGTAATCAAGGGGCATTTGGAGTACAATACTAAGCTTTACCGAAGTTCAACTATGCAAAATATGATAGCTCATATGAAGAATTTACTTAAGTTGATTTCGGAAGACATAAACATAAAAATATCAGATACAGATATTTTATCACCTGAGGAAATTAATAAGATTCTTTTTGAGTTTAATGATACTGATGCAAATTATCAAAAGGATATGACAATACACAGGATGTTTGAGGAGCAGGTTGAAAAGACGCCTGACAACATTGCTATTTCCTTTGGTGACAGAAATATAACATATAAAGAACTGAATCAGAAATCAAATCAAGTGGCAAGGCTTCTGCAGGAGAAGGGGATATTACGCAACAGTATTGTTGCTATAGTTCTGGAACGTTCCCCTGAAATGATAATCGGGGCATTGGGGGTATTGAAGGCAGGGGGTGCATACCTGCCTATTGATCCCACATATCCTCAAGAGAGAATCAGGTATACTTTGGAAGATTCTGAAACAAAGGTTATGCTGACACGGAATGAACTTGTATACGACTTAGACTTTAAGGGAGAGATACTTGATTTAAGTGATGAGGGCATATACCAAGGTGACATTTCTAACATTGAATCAGTAAATTCACCGGATGATTTGGCATATATAATTTATACTTCCGGTACAACCGGAAAACCCAAAGGTTCAATGATTGAGCATAGAAATGTTATTAGACTTTTATCCAATGACAAGTTTCAGTTTGATTTCAGCCAAAATGATATTTGGACAATGTTTCATTCATTTTGCTTCGATTTCTCAGTTTGGGAAATGTATGGAGCTTTATTGTATGGCGGTAAGCTTGTTATTGTACCGAAACATGTTGCACAGGATACAAAGGAGTTTTTAAGCCTTTTAAAACGGGAAAGAGTAACTGTTTTAAACCAAACACCTACGGCTTTTTATAACCTCTCGGATATAGAGGAGGAGCAAAACGAAAGGGACTTGAGTATAAGATATGTCATTTTTGGGGGTGAAGCCTTAAAACCTGTTAAATTGAAGCCTTGGAGAGAGAAGTTTCCCCATGTCAAGTTTATCAACATGTACGGGATAACTGAAACCACCGTTCACGTTACATATAAAGAAATAACCACAGAAGAAATGGAATCCAATATTAGCAATGTAGGAAAGCCCATTCCTACAACCACTACTTATATCATGGATAGCAATTGCAAGCTATTACCAATCGGCGCGCCCGGTGAGATATGTGTGGGAGGTGATGGGGTAGGTAAAGGGTACCTCAACAGACCGGATTTAACAGAACAGAAATTTGTTGATAATCCTTATAAAAAGGGAGAAAGGATATACAAATCCGGAGATCTTGGAAGACAATTACCCAACGGTGAAATTGAGTATCTTGGAAGGATAGATCATCAGGTAAAAATCAGAGGGCATAGAATTGAACTTAGTGAAATAGAAGTTCAGCTTTTAAGTTATCCAAAAATAAAAGAAGCCGTTGCGGTAGTAAACGAAGATAAGGATTCGGAAAAGTCTATCTGCGCTTATTTCGTTGCAGATGGGGATTTGACCGTAGCAGAAATAAGAAATTACCTCACAGGTATGTTGCCTCAGTACATGATACCTGCATACTTCATACAGTTAGATAAGCTGCCTATGAATTCCAACGGCAAAATTGACAAGAAATCTCTGCCACAACCTGCAGGGAATATATCCACGGGAGAAAAATATGAGGCTCCCAGAAATGATGTTGAAGAAAAGCTGGCAAAGGCATGGGCAGAAGTTCTGGGAATTGAGAAGATAGGTATAAACGACAGTTTCTTAGCTTTAGGAGGAGACTCTATTAAGGCTATGAAGATGATGCCTATTTTAAATAATTATGATCTTAAGCTGGAGATTAAAGATTTGTTTCAATATCCAACAATAAGGGAACTCAGCGAACATGTTGGCGCATTTACAAAGCAGATTGATCAAGGGACTGTAGAGGGGGAGGTCATACTTACTCCTATTCAGAGATGGTTTTTCTCAGGAGAATCCCAAAACATAAATCATTTTAATCAATCCATTTTGCTTTATAAAAAAACAGGACTTGATGGGGCTGTGATTAAGAAAGTATTTAACAAAATCCTTGAACACCATGATGTACTCCGCACTGTTTTCAATCAGAAAGACGGAAAATGGACACAGTTAATCCGAAGTACAGAGGGGGATTTGTTTACTTTAGAGACAATTGATTTGACTGATAAGGCTGATTATAAGCAAAGTATGCAGGAAGAGGGCAATATACTTCAGAGCAGTATGGATATCAGCAAAGGCCCGCTGGTAAAACTGGGGTTATTTAAAACCGTTGAAGGCGATTATTTGTTAATTGCAATACACCACTTGGTAGTAGATGGTGTATCTTGGAGAATAATACTTGACGATTTTGTTTCCGGCTATAAACAGGTATGCGAAAATAAAGAAATTAAATTGTCTAATAAAACAGAATCATTCCAGCAATGGGCATCTGTTCTGGAGGAGTATTCAAAAAGCAAAGAGTTACTTGATGAAATAGATTATTGGAGACATTTGGGGAATTATAGCAAAGAGTTGCTGCCTACAGATGGAACAGCAAAAAGTAATAAAAATATTGATAGCAGCATGATAACAGTATCTTTGCCTGAAAAAGATACTGATGAGCTTTTCAAGTCTTCCTATAGAGCTTACAAGCTTGAATATAATGAGGTACTGCTTACTGCCCTTGGGCTTGCTCTTCGGGAATGGACTGGAAAAACCAATACTTTGGTTAATGTTGAAGGTCATGGAAGAGAAAAAGTTGACGGTTCAGTTGAAATATCCAGAACTGTAGGATGGTTTACATCAATTTTCCCTGTTGCTTTGAATGTTACTGAAAGCGGTTCTGTTTATGACAGCCTTATGTCAATTAGGGATACTTTGAAGGCCATTCCAAATAAAGGCGTGGGTTACGGTATATTGAAGTATATGACACCGGAGGAGTACAAAAGTGAATTTGATTTTGATATACGTCCCGACATTTGCTTCAACTTCTTTGGACAGCTTGACAAGGATTTGAGTGCAAGTGAATTCTCTATATCGAATTTACCTGCTGGAGATATGGTTTCTCCTGATTCTGAGAGACGTTATATACTTGATATTAACTGCATTATAACAGAAGGCGAGCTGCAGTTGATGGTCAATTATAACAAGCATGAATACAAGAGTGAAACAATTGAAAAGTTTGCAAACAGCTTTATTAAGTACCTTAGGGATATTGCAAGTCACTGTGCTGAAATAGATACAACCGGTGCTGTAGCAAGTGAGCTGTTAGTTGACCAATCTGACTCAGTATATCCTAAAGCTATGCCTAAGCCGGAAGAAATCAGCATTCCGTTCCCGCTTACTGATGTACAGATGGCATATTTGATGGGAAGAGACAACTTATTTGAAATGGGTGGGGTTTCTACACACTCATACATGGAAATAGAAACAAAGCTGGATATGAAATTATTGGAAAACAGCCTTAATAAGGTGATTAGAAGACATCCAATGATGAGGGCAGTTGTTTATAAAAATGGGCAGCAGCAGATTCTTGAAGATGTGCCATATTATGAAATAAAAACAATGGATGTAAGCGGACTTGATACACAAAGCCAGATGAAATACATTGAGGAAGAAAGACAGAGAATGTCCCACTTCATATTCAACACAGAAGAATGGCCTTTGTTTGAGTTAAAAGCTTTTAAGCTTTCCCAAGACACTCACTATTTATTTTTTGGACGTGACTTACTGATAGCTGACGGAGCAAGCATGCAAATCATTGGTAAAGACCTGATTGACTTCTATATTAACCCTGATAAGGACATTCCGGAATTGGAGTTTACATTCAGAGACTATATGCTGGCTTACAAAGATTTTAAGCAAACAGACCTTTACAATTCGGATAAAAAATATTGGTTAGACAAGCTGGATTGCTTCCCACAAGCTCCTGCACTTCCGCTGAAGAAAATGGAACAGGGCTTTACACCCCATTTTAAGAGATTTAGCACAATTATAGAAAAAGCGGACTGGGAGAAACTGAAACAGAAGGCAAGGCAGAATAATATAACTCCTTCTGCACTGGTCTGTACGGCATATGCAAGGGTGTTGGCATATTGGAGCAACCAGCCGGATTTGGCTATTAATCTTACTGTATTCAATCGTTATCCTGTGCATAAAGATGTAAATGAAATCGTGGGTGATTTTACATCTGTAGTGCTGCTTGGTATCGAGTTAGAAGCCAACAGCTCTTTCTGGGAGTCCGCCAGAAATGTGCAGTCCGTATTAATGGAGGCTTTGGAGCACAGGCATTATGATGGAGTTGAATATATCAGAGAAATATCCAAGTATAACAACCTTGGTACAAAAGCAGCGATGCCTATTGTATTTACAAGTTTGTTATTCGGAGATGCTAATGGAAACGTAAACCATTTAAATAGGCTTGGTGAAATAAAAATGGGACTGGGGCAGACGTCTCAGGTCTATATAGATAATCAGGTCACCGAAATCGACGGTAACCTTGAAATATGGTTTGAGTTTGTAGATGAGCTATTCGAAAGAGATATAATTGAAGCCATATTCAATCAGTATACCGGAACTTTAAAAAGTCTCATTGATACTGACAGGGACCAAAAACTGATCCCATGCCAAAACGATGTGAATGCTATTGCAAAATATAATAGTACCCGGGAAGATATTTGCCCTAACACTCTACAGAGTATGTTTGCAGATCAGGCAGCGTTGACACCTGATAATATTGCCTTGATTTCGGAAGAAGGCATAATGACATATGGGGAATTAAACACAAAGAGTAATCAGGTTGCAAATTATCTTAGAAGTCAAGGTGTTCAGAGGAATGAGCTGGTAGGCTTATCGGCAAAGCGATGTATGGATACTATTGTGAACATGCTGGGAATTCTGAAAGCTGGTGCGGCTTATGTACCTGTTGACCCTGAGTATCCACAGGAGCGCAAGGACTACATACTGTCAAACAGCAACTGCAAGATGATATTACACCCTGAACTTTATCAAGATAAAAACCTGTGGACAGAAAGTAAGGAATTAGAAATACTTGGAGATATCTCTGATGTTGCATACGTAATATATACTTCCGGAAGCACAGGCAAACCCAAGGGGGTAATTATTACACACGATGCTGTATCAAATACCATAATTGATATAAATCGCAAATTTAAGGTCAATGAAAATGATAGGATAATCGGATTGTCTTCAATGTGTTTTGACCTTTCTGTTTACGATATTTTCGGTGCGTTGTCCAGTGGAGCAGCTCTGGTATTGGTTTCAGACCAAAGAGATGTGAATTTATTACGAAAAACTGTTAATGAGCATAATATTACTATTTGGAATTCAGTACCGGCAATAATGGATATGTTGGTTGATAATCTGGAGGATGATTTTAAAAATTCGTCTTTAAGGCTTGTACTTCTAAGTGGTGACTGGATTCCAGTAAACCTACCTGAGAGAATTAAAGGATTTTTTGAAAACTCTGCGATTATTAGTCTTGGAGGAGCCACTGAAGCTTCCATATGGTCTATTTACTATCCCATTACGGAAGTAAGGAGTGAGTGGAAGAGCATACCTTATGGAATGCCTCTGGCAAATCAGACATTTTATGTACTGAACTATGAAAAGGAATTGTGTCCTGTGGGTATACCCGGAGAGCTATATATAGGCGGTGTCGGCCTTGCAAAGGGATATTGCAATGACAAAGAAAAAACCGACAAAGCGTTTATTGTTCATCCTAAACTTGGAAATCTATACAGAACAGGAGATTTTGGAGTTCTTCACTGTGAAGGATATATAGAATTCCTTGGCAGGAGGGATCATCAGGTAAAAATTAAAGGGTATAGAATAGAATTAAATGAAATTGAGAACTGCCTTATAAAACATCAAGACATAAAAAACACTGCTGTAATAGACCGCACTGATGTAAACGGTAAAAAATACTTATGCGCATACTATTCTTCAGACAGTTCTCTTGGAACATTTGAGTTACGTGAACACCTTGCAAAAGAACTGCCTGATTACATGATACCTTCATATTTTGTTCATTTGGACAAAATTCCGTTGACATCTAACGGAAAGGTTGATAGGAAATCCCTTCCTGAGCCTGAAATGTTCACAGAGGACGATGACAACTATGTAGCGCCTAGAAACTCTACAGAAAAGGCCTTGGCAAAAATATTAGTTGATTTATTGGGAGTGTCTAGGGTTGGAATTAAAGATAACTTTTTTGAGCTGGGAGGAGATTCTTTAAAGGCTCAGACATTCATAAACAGGATTAATAAAAAACTGGATGTAATAGTTCCTATTATCCAGATTTTTAGGGAGCCTACAATAGAAGAAATAAGTGAATATATTTTAAAGCAAAGCACAACAGACATTGTAAAGCAGGAATCCGAACCAACAAAAGAAGTGAAATACTACTGGTCTCCTATAGCTCATTGGAGCCAAAGTGAAAATGCCATAAATATAGAGATGTATTCATATAGCGGCATTGCGTTGGAATTGTTCCCAAAACTTTATTTTATCACTCAGAAAGGTATTACGCTTAATGACCTTGTAAAAGAGTTTTCTGAGTTTGATGAAAGCAAAGTGAAGAGCTTTATAAATGATTTGATTAATGACAGAGTTCTTGTGGACAGGATGCTCACTTATCATGAGGTATCGTATCCACAAGGGAAATTCTTCAATAATCCATACGGAGAAGAACTGCTTTATGACCCGGCAGCATACAATGACTTTAAAAAGATACAACTAAACAGAAGCTTTGAAAAGGCTAGAGAAGAAAAGATTATACTTGAAGGCAACGAAGATTTTCCAGAGTATATAAAAGACAGACGTTCCTACAGAACCTTTGATGAATCTAAGGAAATACCATTTGCAGACTTTTCTAAAATGATGTCTGTATTTATGCAGCACGAGGAAGACGGTACAACCAGATATTACTATCCAAGTGCCGGAGGACTTTACTCTGTGGATGTTTTTGTATACGTTAAAGAAAACAGGGTTGAAGGCTTAAAAAGAGGTTTGTACTACTACAGCCCAGTATATAACAGTCTCCAGATTGTAAATGACTCTTTTGAACTGACGGAGGAAGTACATTATTACAGTAATAAGGCAATATATAAATCTTCTGCATTCTCTGTATTTCTGATTTATGATGCAAGGGCAAATATGCCCAAATACGGTTCAATGGGGTATTTCTTTGGATGTATTGACTCAGGTATAATGGTATCCACTTTGACACAGTCAGCTGAGTTAGTGAATATCGGACTATGCTCAATTGGTGATATGGATTTTAAGAAAATAGAGACTTATTTCAATTTAAATGAAAATCAAGTCTTTATCCATGCCATTGAAGGGGGCTTAAAGCCTGAACACTACGAAATGGATATTGTAGAAAAACAGAATAGCGAGTCTGATATATCTGTGACAACACCCGGATTAAGTCAGCAAGAGTACTATCCTGTATCATCAGCTCAGAAACGCCTGTTTTTACTGCAGTTGTTACAACCTCAAAGTACAGGCTACAACATTCAGGATGTAAAAATTATAGAAGGAAAGCTTGATATAGCCAGGATTGAAGCTGTGTTCAAAAAGTTAATCAAACGACATGAATCCTTACGGACATCCTTTGAGTTCGTTGATGGTGAACCCATGCAAAGGATATGGGAGGATGCAGACTTCCAGGTAGACTTTGTTGATGCTCAAGGTGAAGATTTGGATTCATTGGCAAAGTCATTGATTAAACCTTTTGATTTATCTAAGGCTCCATTATTTAGGGTTTCAATAGCCTTAATTGGCAATGACAAATACATGCTGTTTTTGGACATGCATCATATTATCTCCGATGGAACTTCAGCAGGTATCCTTATCAAGGACTTCGTTACTCTATATTCGGGAGCTGTTTTGCCGGAACTTAAAGTCCAATATAAGGATTATACCGCTTGGCATAATCAGTTCCTTAAATCGGATGTTATGAAATTGCAGGAAAAATATTGGATGGATATATTCTCTGAAAGCATACCTGTACTCAATATTCCTACGGATTTTCCAAGACCGGATATTCAAAGCTTTGAGGGGAGTGTTGAGAAATTCAGTGTTGATGAAATAACCACAAGAAAGCTCAGAAAAATAGCTTCACAAAAAGGCTCCACCCTTTATATGGTTTTGCTTACAGCGTATTACATTTTGCTCTCCAAATATTCTGCTCAGGAGGATATTGTGGTTGGAACTCCTATAGCTGGACGACTTCACAGTGATTTCGAGGATACTATTGGAATGTTTTCAAACATGTTGGCATTAAGAAGTTATCCTTCAGGAGAAAAACTTTTCTCTGAATTTCTGGAAGAGGTAAAGCAAACTACTATAAATGCCTTCGAAAATCAAGGATTCCAGTTTGAAGAACTTGTAATTAAGCTGGGAGTAAAGAGGGATGCAAGCCGTAACCCATTGTTTGACACTGTTTTTGTTCTTCAGAACATGTACAACTCCTTATTACAGTATAAGGGTATAGAAATCAAGGAATTTGACTACAAGGGGAGATCTGCCTTGTTTGACATATTACTAGAGGCATATGAGGAGAATGGCAACATATATTTTAACTTTTATTATTGTAATAAATTATTCAAAGAAGATACTGTGAAAAGGATGTCAAAGGACTACCTTGAAATATTATCCAGCGTGATTGAAAACCAAAACATTAAGCTTTCTCAAATTGAGATAGGGGATGCAATCCTTAAAACGTCAACAACTTTGAAACAAGATATACAGTTTAATTTCTAG